In one Pogona vitticeps strain Pit_001003342236 chromosome 14, PviZW2.1, whole genome shotgun sequence genomic region, the following are encoded:
- the STX2 gene encoding syntaxin-2 — MRDRLPELASRIQNEDGEATVVVENDHYMDDFFRQVEELRKLLSKIASAVEAVKKKHSIILSATHPKDKTKEELEALNKEIRKTANSMRAKLKAIEQSLAREENVNRAASADFRIRKSQYSTLTQQFVDIMTAYNTAQTVFRERTKDQIRRQLEITGKTTTDEELEDMLESGNLSIFTSDIILDTKITRQALNEIEARHKDIIKLESSIQELHEMFMDMAMMVEVQGEMVNSIEEHVVKASEYVEQAKEETKKAVKYQSKSRRKLIFIIICVSVLIVILAIVLAVSFS; from the exons CGCATCCAAAACGAAGATGGAGAAGCAACCGTTGTTGTGGAAAACGACCATTACATGGACGACTTTTTCCGGCAG GTTGAGGAACTCAGGAAGCTCCTTTCCAAAATCGCGTCTGCGGTGGAAGCCGTAAAAAAGAAGCACAGTATCATTCTTTCAGCCACACATCCCAAAGACA AGACGAAGGAAGAACTTGAAGCCTTGAACAAAGAAATCAGGAAAACGGCGAACAGCATGCGTGCTAAATTGAAAG CCATTGAGCAAAGTTTAGCTCGGGAGGAGAACGTTAACCGGGCGGCGTCGGCTGATTTCAGAATACGAAAATCCCAG TACTCAACACTGACCCAGCAATTTGTGGACATCATGACGGCATATAACACAGCTCAGACTGTCTTCCGGGAACGCACCAAGGATCAGATACGGCGGCAATTAGAAATCA CTGGAAAAACCACAACCGACGAAGAACTGGAAGACATGTTGGAAAGTGGCAATCTTTCTATTTTCACTTCTGAC ATCATTTTGGACACCAAAATTACCCGGCAAGCTCTCAACGAGATTGAGGCGCGCCACAAAGATATAATAAAACTGGAATCCAGTATCCAGGAGCTGCATGAAATGTTCATGGATATGGCCATGATGGTGGAGGTTCAG GGTGAAATGGTCAACAGCATCGAGGAGCATGTAGTAAAAGCGTCGGAATATGTAGAACAGGCGAAGGAAGAGACCAAAAAGGCAGTCAAGTATCAGAGCAAATCTCGTAGG AAACTGATATTCATAATAATTTGTGTATCTGTCTTGATCGTCATTCTTGCCATCGTCCTAGCGGTGAGCTTCTCCTAA